One Acidiferrobacter thiooxydans DNA window includes the following coding sequences:
- the phoU gene encoding phosphate signaling complex protein PhoU, whose product MEPHINPHISRRYNTELEEIRTRVLHMGGLVEQQIIDAMAALVKGDSVLGDEVIKNDYKVNNMDVTIDEECNQIIARRQPTASDLRLVMAVVKTITDLERIGDEAEKIGRMAVRLAAEERPKDGYVEVQSLGNHVRQMVHDALDAFARLDMSAAVRVAREDRQVDKEYDGLMRQMITFMMEDPRTISRVLNVIWAMRALERIGDHARNICEYVIYLVKGKDVRHTSLEQIETEILGATDSRPL is encoded by the coding sequence ATGGAGCCTCATATCAATCCGCACATCTCGCGCCGCTACAACACCGAGCTCGAGGAAATCCGCACACGCGTGCTCCACATGGGCGGCCTTGTCGAGCAGCAGATCATCGACGCCATGGCAGCCTTGGTGAAGGGCGACTCCGTCCTTGGTGACGAGGTCATAAAGAACGACTACAAGGTCAACAATATGGACGTGACCATCGACGAGGAGTGCAACCAGATCATTGCCCGGCGTCAGCCGACCGCAAGCGATCTGCGTCTGGTGATGGCGGTGGTCAAGACGATCACCGACCTGGAGCGGATCGGAGACGAGGCGGAGAAGATCGGGCGCATGGCGGTGCGCCTGGCGGCCGAGGAGCGCCCCAAGGACGGATATGTGGAGGTCCAGTCGTTAGGGAACCATGTTCGGCAGATGGTGCATGACGCCTTGGATGCGTTCGCGCGCCTCGACATGAGTGCGGCGGTACGCGTCGCGCGCGAAGACCGTCAGGTAGACAAGGAATATGACGGCCTCATGCGCCAGATGATCACCTTCATGATGGAGGATCCGCGGACGATTTCGCGTGTCCTGAATGTGATATGGGCAATGCGCGCGCTCGAGCGTATCGGTGATCACGCCCGCAACATTTGCGAGTACGTCATTTATCTCGTGAAGGGCAAGGACGTGCGCCATACGAGCCTGGAGCAGATCGAGACCGAGATCCTCGGCGCCACGGACTCGCGCCCCCTCTAG